A region from the Mycolicibacterium litorale genome encodes:
- a CDS encoding GMC oxidoreductase, whose protein sequence is MQPDYDVLIIGSGFGGSVTALRLTEKGYRVGVLEAGRRFADEDFAKTSWDLRNFLWAPQLGCFGIQRIHLLRDVLILAGAGVGGGSLNYANTLYVPREPFFNDPQWKHITDWNDELLPHYEQAQRMLGVVTNPTFTDADRIVKEVAEEMGVGDTFVPTPVGVFFGPDGQKAPGKTVPDPYFGGAGPARRGCIEVGECMTGCRHNAKNTLVKNYLYLAENAGAKVHPMTTVTSFEQRPDGVWEVTTVRTGSKLRRHRQTFTATNLVLAAGTFGTQKLLFKMRDAGKLPQLSDRLGMLTRTNSESIVGAGRFHVTDDLDLTHGVAITSSIHPTSDTHIEPVRYGKGSNAMGLLQTLMTDGAGPEGTDVPRWKQLFINARKDPRGTVRLLNVRRWSERTLIALVMQNLDNSITTFTKRTKFGTRRLTSKQGHGEPNPTWIPVGNEVTRRIAEKIDGVAGGTWGELFNIPLTAHFLGGAAIGDSVEHGVIDPYHRVYNYPTLYVTDGAAISANLGVNPSLTISAQAERAASLWPNKGEQDLRPAQGEGYRRLDPIAPAHPVVPAGAPAALDWNASRETVNRRDPTTSEARGA, encoded by the coding sequence ATGCAGCCTGACTACGACGTCCTCATCATCGGTTCGGGTTTCGGCGGCAGCGTGACCGCGCTGCGGCTCACCGAGAAGGGTTACCGCGTCGGCGTGCTGGAGGCCGGCCGCCGCTTCGCCGACGAGGACTTCGCGAAGACCTCGTGGGATCTGCGGAACTTCCTGTGGGCGCCGCAGCTGGGGTGCTTCGGCATTCAGCGCATCCATCTGCTGCGCGACGTCCTCATCCTCGCCGGCGCGGGCGTCGGCGGCGGATCGCTCAACTACGCCAACACCCTGTACGTGCCGCGTGAGCCGTTCTTCAACGATCCGCAGTGGAAACACATCACCGACTGGAACGACGAGCTGCTGCCGCACTACGAGCAGGCGCAGCGGATGCTCGGCGTCGTCACCAATCCGACGTTCACCGACGCCGACCGCATCGTCAAGGAGGTCGCCGAGGAGATGGGCGTCGGCGACACCTTCGTGCCCACACCGGTCGGCGTGTTCTTCGGACCCGACGGGCAGAAGGCCCCCGGCAAGACCGTTCCCGATCCGTATTTCGGCGGCGCGGGTCCGGCCCGCCGCGGCTGCATCGAGGTCGGCGAATGCATGACCGGCTGCCGCCACAACGCCAAGAACACGTTGGTGAAGAACTACCTGTACCTCGCCGAGAACGCGGGCGCGAAGGTGCACCCGATGACGACGGTGACGAGCTTCGAACAGCGCCCCGACGGCGTCTGGGAGGTGACCACCGTCCGGACCGGCAGCAAGCTGCGCCGCCACAGGCAGACCTTCACCGCCACCAACCTCGTGCTCGCCGCGGGCACCTTCGGTACCCAGAAGCTGCTCTTCAAGATGCGTGACGCCGGCAAGCTGCCGCAGCTGTCGGACCGGTTGGGCATGCTGACCCGCACCAACTCGGAGTCCATCGTCGGTGCGGGCCGCTTCCACGTCACCGACGACCTCGACCTCACCCACGGCGTGGCGATCACCTCGTCGATCCACCCGACCTCCGACACCCACATCGAGCCGGTGCGCTACGGCAAGGGCTCCAACGCCATGGGGCTGCTGCAGACCCTGATGACCGACGGCGCCGGTCCCGAGGGCACCGACGTGCCGCGCTGGAAGCAGCTGTTCATCAACGCGCGCAAGGATCCGCGTGGCACCGTCCGGTTGCTCAACGTGCGGCGGTGGAGCGAGCGCACGCTGATCGCCCTCGTGATGCAGAACCTCGACAACTCCATCACCACGTTTACCAAGCGCACGAAGTTCGGTACCAGGAGACTGACGAGCAAACAGGGCCACGGCGAACCGAACCCGACGTGGATCCCGGTGGGCAACGAGGTGACCCGGCGTATCGCCGAGAAGATCGACGGCGTCGCGGGCGGTACCTGGGGCGAACTGTTCAACATCCCGCTGACCGCCCACTTCCTCGGTGGCGCCGCCATCGGGGACAGTGTCGAGCACGGCGTCATCGACCCGTATCACCGCGTCTACAACTATCCGACCCTCTACGTCACCGACGGTGCGGCGATCTCGGCCAACCTCGGCGTCAACCCGTCCCTGACGATCAGTGCGCAGGCGGAACGGGCGGCCTCGCTGTGGCCGAACAAGGGGGAGCAGGATCTGCGGCCGGCCCAGGGCGAGGGCTACCGCCGCCTCGATCCGATCGCCCCCGCCCATCCGGTGGTGCCCGCGGGCGCCCCGGCGGCTCTGGACTGGAACGCCAGCCGCGAGACCGTCAACCGGCGGGATCCCACCACGTCGGAGGCGCGCGGCGCCTGA
- a CDS encoding glycoside hydrolase family 65 protein, whose translation MITHEAFPVEPWHVRETSLELELLAQSESLFALSNGHIGLRGNLDEGEPHGLPGTYLNSFYEIRPLPYAEAGYGYPEAGQTVVDVTNGKILRLLVDDEPFDVRYGEVIDHERVLDLRAGTLSRQTQWRSPAGKQVKVHSTRLVSLTQRSIAAIEYVVEALDEFVRVTVQSELVANEDQPETSGDPRVAAVLRKPLEAVHHEQTDHSALLVHRTRGSGLMMVAAMDHEVDVPGRVEITTDSGADLARTTVVCGLRPGQRLRIVKYLAYGWSSLRSRPALSDQASAAITGARYSGWQGLLDAQRAYLDEFWDCADVEVEGDPDCQQAVRFGLFHVLQASARAERRAIPGKGLTGTGYDGHAFWDTEGFVLPVLTYTKPSAAADALRWRASTLDLAKERAAQLDLKGAAFPWRTIRGEECSAYWPAGTAAWHVNADIAMAFERYRQVTSDDSLERECGLQVLIETARLWMSLGHHDRYGVWHLDGVTGPDEYTAVVRDNVFTNLMAAGNLRAAADACTRHPETARDHGVSTEETAAWRDAADAVHIPFDEELGVHPQCEGFTTLREWDFTANTVYPLLLHEPYVRLYPAQVLKQADLVLAMQWQSHAFTAEQKARNVDYYERRTTRDSSLSACTQAVMCAEVGHLELAHDYTYEAAMIDLRDLHRNTRDGLHMASLAGAWTALVAGFGGLRDDEGVLSLNPHLPDGISCLRFRIRWRDFRVTVLVNHSDVTYTLRDGPGGTLTIRHAERELTLTTQAPTTVALEPCRPLLPPPPQPPGREPLRRRVKKGG comes from the coding sequence ATGATCACCCACGAGGCCTTCCCGGTCGAACCGTGGCACGTGCGCGAGACCAGCCTCGAACTCGAGCTGCTCGCTCAGTCGGAGTCGCTGTTCGCGCTGTCCAATGGCCACATCGGGCTGCGCGGCAACCTCGACGAGGGCGAACCGCACGGCCTGCCCGGCACGTATCTCAACTCGTTCTACGAGATCCGGCCACTGCCCTACGCCGAAGCGGGTTACGGCTACCCGGAGGCCGGCCAGACCGTCGTCGACGTCACCAACGGCAAGATCCTGCGCCTGCTCGTCGACGACGAACCGTTCGACGTGCGCTACGGCGAGGTGATCGACCACGAACGGGTGCTCGACCTGCGCGCCGGAACGCTGAGCCGGCAGACCCAGTGGCGTTCTCCGGCAGGCAAACAGGTCAAGGTGCATTCGACCCGGCTGGTCTCGCTGACCCAGCGCAGCATTGCCGCCATCGAGTACGTCGTCGAGGCGCTCGACGAATTCGTCCGTGTGACAGTGCAATCCGAACTGGTCGCCAACGAGGACCAGCCCGAGACATCGGGCGACCCCCGCGTGGCGGCCGTGCTGCGCAAACCCCTGGAAGCGGTCCACCACGAACAGACCGACCACAGCGCTCTGCTGGTGCACCGGACCCGGGGCAGCGGCCTCATGATGGTCGCCGCGATGGATCACGAGGTGGATGTGCCCGGGCGGGTCGAGATCACCACCGACAGCGGCGCAGACCTCGCCCGCACCACCGTGGTCTGCGGATTGCGCCCCGGCCAGCGGCTGCGCATCGTCAAGTACCTCGCCTACGGGTGGTCGAGCCTGCGGTCGCGGCCCGCCCTCAGCGATCAGGCCAGCGCGGCGATCACCGGCGCCCGCTACAGCGGCTGGCAGGGTCTGCTCGATGCGCAGCGCGCGTATCTCGACGAGTTCTGGGACTGCGCCGACGTGGAAGTCGAGGGGGATCCGGACTGTCAGCAGGCCGTCCGGTTCGGGCTCTTCCACGTCCTGCAGGCCAGTGCCCGCGCCGAACGGCGCGCCATCCCGGGCAAGGGGTTGACCGGAACCGGTTACGACGGGCACGCGTTCTGGGACACCGAGGGTTTCGTGCTGCCGGTGCTGACCTACACCAAACCCTCGGCGGCCGCTGACGCGCTGCGCTGGCGGGCCTCCACACTCGACCTCGCCAAAGAGCGTGCGGCCCAACTGGACCTGAAGGGTGCGGCGTTCCCGTGGCGGACCATCCGCGGCGAGGAGTGCTCGGCCTACTGGCCTGCGGGCACCGCGGCCTGGCACGTCAACGCCGACATCGCGATGGCCTTCGAACGCTACCGCCAGGTCACCAGTGACGACTCGCTGGAACGCGAATGCGGCCTGCAGGTGCTGATCGAGACGGCGCGGCTGTGGATGTCGCTGGGCCACCACGACCGCTACGGGGTCTGGCATCTCGACGGGGTCACCGGTCCCGACGAATACACCGCGGTGGTGCGCGACAACGTGTTCACCAACCTGATGGCCGCGGGCAACCTGCGCGCCGCGGCCGACGCGTGCACCCGGCACCCGGAAACCGCTCGTGACCACGGGGTGTCGACGGAGGAGACCGCCGCCTGGCGCGACGCCGCCGACGCGGTGCACATCCCGTTCGACGAGGAACTCGGCGTGCATCCGCAGTGCGAGGGGTTCACCACGCTGCGGGAGTGGGATTTCACGGCGAACACGGTGTACCCGTTGCTGCTCCACGAACCCTACGTCCGCCTGTACCCGGCGCAGGTGCTCAAACAGGCCGACCTGGTGCTGGCGATGCAGTGGCAGAGTCATGCGTTCACCGCCGAGCAGAAGGCCCGCAACGTCGACTACTACGAGCGGCGCACCACCCGCGACTCCTCGCTGTCGGCGTGCACGCAGGCCGTGATGTGCGCCGAGGTGGGCCACCTCGAACTCGCCCACGACTACACCTACGAAGCGGCCATGATCGATCTGCGCGATCTGCACCGCAACACCCGCGACGGGCTGCACATGGCCTCGCTCGCCGGCGCATGGACCGCACTGGTAGCCGGATTCGGCGGCCTGCGAGACGACGAGGGCGTACTGTCACTGAATCCGCATCTGCCAGACGGCATCTCGTGCCTGCGGTTCCGCATCCGCTGGCGCGACTTCCGGGTCACGGTGCTGGTCAACCATTCCGACGTCACCTACACGCTGCGTGACGGACCCGGCGGCACGCTGACCATCCGGCACGCCGAGCGCGAGCTCACGCTCACGACCCAGGCGCCGACCACGGTCGCCCTGGAACCGTGTCGGCCGCTGCTGCCCCCGCCGCCGCAACCACCCGGTCGGGAACCGTTGCGGCGCAGGGTGAAGAAGGGCGGCTGA
- a CDS encoding beta-phosphoglucomutase family hydrolase, translating into MVTPAGKPNAEARFAVLGLPEQITACLFDLDGVLTDTASVHTRAWKAMFDAYLQTRAQRTGEQFVPFDAGADYQRYVDGKRREDGVRSFLASRGIELPDGDPDDPPDAETVHGLGNRKNEMFHETVRRDGVEVFEGSRRYLEEASAAGFGIAVVSSSANTKEVLEVTGMARYVQYRVDGVTMREEHIAGKPAPDSFLRAAELLGVTPEHAAVFEDALAGVAAGRAGRFGYVVGVDRVGQAEELRRNGADIVVTDLAELR; encoded by the coding sequence GTGGTTACCCCAGCGGGGAAACCAAACGCGGAAGCGAGGTTCGCCGTGCTGGGTCTGCCCGAGCAGATAACGGCATGCCTGTTCGATCTCGACGGCGTGCTCACCGATACCGCCAGCGTCCACACCCGGGCGTGGAAGGCCATGTTCGACGCATACCTGCAGACCAGGGCGCAGCGCACCGGGGAACAGTTCGTGCCGTTCGACGCGGGTGCGGACTACCAACGCTATGTCGACGGCAAACGCCGCGAGGACGGCGTGCGGTCGTTTCTGGCCAGCCGCGGCATCGAACTCCCCGACGGCGACCCCGATGATCCGCCGGACGCCGAGACCGTGCACGGGTTGGGCAACCGCAAGAACGAGATGTTCCACGAGACCGTGCGCCGCGACGGGGTCGAGGTGTTCGAGGGCTCCCGCCGCTATCTCGAGGAGGCCAGCGCCGCCGGCTTCGGCATCGCCGTCGTCTCGTCGAGCGCGAACACCAAAGAGGTGCTCGAGGTCACCGGCATGGCGCGCTACGTGCAGTACCGCGTCGACGGGGTGACCATGCGCGAGGAACACATCGCGGGAAAGCCCGCGCCGGACTCGTTCCTGCGGGCGGCCGAACTGCTCGGCGTGACACCGGAACACGCCGCCGTGTTCGAGGACGCCCTCGCCGGGGTCGCGGCCGGACGGGCCGGACGGTTCGGTTATGTGGTGGGGGTCGACCGCGTAGGGCAGGCTGAGGAACTGCGCCGCAACGGCGCCGACATCGTCGTCACCGACCTCGCGGAATTGCGGTAA